The nucleotide window gttggggCTTCTGTGCTGTCGCCATCATAGACTTTGTTCTTAAGGTTTTAATAGTAAAGTGCCTATTAAATTAATTTcctttaattataaaaaataaacaccttATCCATTGCTTTGTTTATCTTCAGAGATATTCTAACTTTTTCACCTCTGTCCAAAGGGGTGTTTTTGCTCATTTTGGGTCTTTTTCCATTCagtttttttgcacattttcaaaattcacaaaaaacctTATATTGTTAATATAGAAAACCCCCTACTTTCTGCCAAATTTTATACAATTCTATTCCCACTGAACTGTGATGAAATTGTTGAGATGTAATTTAGTGAATCATTTTTGCTGAGAATGAGCACTGGACACTAATTCGAGATGGAGCGGTACGAAAGGGACAGTGCAGAAACTAAACATCAAACCATAACTTCACCCGCTGCGTCCTGCACCGAGGTCTCAACTTCAGTTAGTGTCACATTAATGAAGCAGTCCgttataaaaagaaaatcctcgtgtgtgtgtgtgttctaattTTGAATTCTAATTAAATCCAAAAACCAATTTTATAAACGTGAACGTGGAAACGTCTCCTCAGAACAAGCATTAACCCAAACCCAAAGTGTAGGTACAAATACTTTACAAAGTAAAAGATAAGCCActcttgtttttgtaaataatttttgttttatttgaaacTCAAGAGTGAGAACCAGTTCAAAGTGGACTTAGCTGCTGCTCTGCTTGGCAGCCAGTCTCTTGTCTCTCTCCTCGGCAATGGTCAGGCGGATACCCTTTCCACGAGGGATGGACACCCATGGCTTGTTGCCCTGGTTAAGAGAATCACAGTGTTATAATCAGCACCAAAGACAAACGTCCTTCTGGATAAAGCTTTagacattcttttttttatattacacaTTGTTTGCTAACGATTTAAAACTCAAACCACGTACGCTATTGTTTTAAATCTTTCCACTTTGTTGGAGAAAGGTCCTAATTCACTGCAGGATTTGATCTTTGAAGATCCTATTGTTCTATCAACAGTCGGTGTGaagtaacattaaaaccacGCCTGTAAAAGTAGTCATTCATCTGTTAACGTTGCTCACCTTTCCAATGACGAAGATGTTAGAGAGCCTGGTGGCGAAACTGTTGCCAGTGCTGTCCTTCACATGCACTACATCAAAGGAGCCAGGGTGCCTTTCTCTGTTGGTGATTACACCAATACGCCCCAAGTTAGCGCCACCTGTCACCATGCACATATTCCCTGTAAGCAAAGATAAAGCATAACATtcagcacaaattaaacacagagtACACTTCAGTACAGTGACACGGTTAGATACGGCCCTGTTTAATGGTTCATGAAATGTACACGTATTAAGATGAGACTGAAACAATTACACAACGTTTTGTAAAACTGTTAATAGCCGTCAATGCCACATGAACACGCTACAGAACACAACACGGCAGAGAGGCCCTCTATTATATAACGTGTCTGAGAATGTGCAACTTACAAAATAAAACTAGGTGCATTCCTATTTCAAACACGAATCAACCGTCACCGtcagaataaaatattaattttagttTTCGTTATTTAACGTGTGTCCGATTCAAACGGTAAATgttcaaacaacaaacaaacaaaaagtggcttaaaaaaatgcaaaacaatGTCACAAACATTCATTATTTCCACATCAAACCACTACTGACCGGTGTCAAACTTGATGAAGTCTGTGATTTTGCCGGTCTCCAGGTCGATGCGGACGGTGTCGTTGGCTTTGATGAGGGGGTCAGGGTAGCGGATGGTGCGGGCGTCATGGGTGATCAGGTGAGGGATACCCTTGGTGCCAATAAGAATTTTCCTCACCTTGCACAGTTTATACTGTAAACAAAAGCAGCACGAGACAGAACCAGAACTTAACCATCAAGTTATTTCAAAAAATAAAgtcaaaaacattcatttgcCAGATCTCCCTCCAACACACGCTGGTGGCACAAAAAAAGACTCAGGGCACTATAAGCTCACCTTGGCCTCCTCGTTGGTGATGCGGTGGACGGTGAAACGCCCCTTCACATCATAAATCAGCCTGAAGTTCTCTCCAGTCTTCTCAATGCTGATCACATCTGCAAACGCACAAACCACAAAACTGTGAATCAAAAACTTAACCCCCTTACAGTCACTCAGACCCTGATATAACTTTCTCATAAGACTCGTCTTTGACACCACCAGGTCCTGACAATGAATCACAGCAGATTTAATATCCTCTTGGCAACACTTTGCAAACTCACACTGGGTGAATAACACCACCTCCGGGAACCCACTGACCAAGTGTGCCATGCTTCGAAGAAAGACATTCAACTGCGCAAACCCCCGTTAAACTGGCCATCAAAAGCCCACATTAGTAACACCATGCCCATTATTAAACACTCAAACTCAACTTTAACAGGTGACCACAAAAGATAAGCATGCAACTGCTATTtggtagtgatgtgtcggttgCAAATGAACCAATTCAAAGAGCcagctcttgtaagtgaacgatgagagccggttcccgtctaagaccaagccattttttttcttaggcttgtcattcaatcaatcagagaacaacaagcaaaggtaCAAATCAGCGAAGGGTTATACCACCaagcagggaggggaggggtgggtggcCGGATCAacccctccgagctgagacacggttttcctgaatgccagtctgccttccaaaatatagttgaagaaaatgttaaatcagttaaatgtgtgttgacagttgtggttgttttaatcactaccgttgaatgctgctgttttgcactttgcagagtatttgtttattttatttcccagaaatggatgattatttgggttccattggctgtgtttcagagtttacaagtgattttttattaaggtgtttaaataaaaatccagttatttatacaattgaatgtgtgagtgcaatcagtgagttattacaagacagccataaaaacaattggccattacaacactattatttttaatattgaacaataatattttgtccatatcgtcatgtaaaatgtagataatattgttctgtaccagtggaaataagtggtaaaacaaagagccagctccccaaaaagagccaaaattcccatcactaataTTCGACACTAAACTAAAACcactacatttaaatttaaattataacTTCTGAGTTCAATTACGaatcaaatatgttttaaaattcttcagtgttatgaacacaaactgcagcCAGGTCAGGGGTCAAGACCCAACACTAAactctaaaataaaacaacacacagcacaaaggGTTGAAACCTTTCAATATTCATATCCTGCCACTGCTTCACGTGCAGTCGCATGAAAACTATCACACCACTACTGATAGTTCTCACACTCTGGTCACCTCTGCAAAGCCTCCACCTATTCAAGCCTCACTGTTTAGGATTGAAAAAAGGCTTTGGCTTTTACATCGATTAACATACAGCAGGGATAAAGCCGACTGAACGAACGTCTTATTGATCCAACTGACTACTCATCGAAGACTAGCGTTCACACTCGAAAATACCACATCTATGTGTAATGATCACTTTCTAAAGCCTGTATCAATAAACCTCTGCTCTACGCCGCAGGTTCTCAAACCCTGATCCTTGAGTAGCCCATGTGCaggtacatgtgtgtgtgtgcgcgctgtTCGGTAAATTCCCTCTAAAATCTAACAACATAAAAACCAAcattacacaaataaaatacatttgagCACTTCAGCACGAATAAATCACAGAACCCAGGTTAAAGTTGGTAAAGtcattacagctttaaaatctgaGAACTTTCATCTGTACGTTCAAACAGGTCCAGTGTTTATATCACAACTTACCCATAAACCCAGCAGGGTAAGTGATGTCTGTGCGGACTTTGCCGTCGATCTTGATGAACCTCTGCATGCAGATCTTCTTAACCTCATCTCCGGTCAGAGCATACTTGAGCCGGTTCCTCAGGAAGATGATGAGGGGCAGGCACTCCCTCAGCTTGTGGGGACCGGTGGAGGGGCGAGGAGCCTGGAGGTTCACCACACCAGAGTCAAGACATGCTTCAGATCACATTTTCAGACAGGCAGAACAACAGAGGACTTAGTTACTCACAAACACTCCGGTCAGTTTGTCAAGCATCCAATGCTTGGGCGCTGCAACGCGCTTCAGGTGCTTCTTCGGTCCTCTGGCCTACAACACAATAAACAATCATCATTTACTTCATCAGAGGTAACCCGAGCTACTCCATTTCACCCCAGCTCTATTACAGTGTTGTTTGTGGATAATCCTCGGCTAGTTTACTGATGTACTCTATGAGGCCGGTGAAGCTAACCCAGGACATTTGTACATTACACTCAAGGCTTTCAATTAAGTTTCACACACGAGATCAATTTACCAACGTGTTATTGCTCTTGTAATGTCCCGTTCCTCTTTAAATGGATGAACTAGCTACTTAAGGAGGAGCGAAAGGGTCATAGAAGGCGCTAGCGAAATAAAATTCGAGTTTGTGAAATGCCAGTTACATGAAATATAGTTATTAAAACAAACAGGCGCCGTGAAAAAGACTATCTCCTTTACCTAAGCGTGGAGCTAGCAAAGCTACGAGCTCTAGTTAGCCACGGAGCTCAGCCAGAGCTCGGCATCAGTGCATAAAGTTTAACCGCTTTAAACGGTCAACGGAGAAACATCGGGTCACAATATGTGCGCTTATCGTCACATAAGATGCGCAGATATAACATTTTGACTCTTCTGTTGACTATTAACAAACAGAAACGCTGATGATTGTGGATAATTCAGAAGAGACACTGAGAAAAGAGCCTGCTCACCATGTTGGAGTCTGCGGGAAAGGGCCAGCTACTTCCTGTGAGAGGAAGATAAGCTCAAACAGCGCCGCGGAGCAGCGCCTCGACGTGTCCGCCGTCTCTCACACTGCCCTCTAGCGCCTCGGCCCCGCCATCAACACCGCCCCACGACCTGGTGTTTTTTAAGATATCGTGGAATTTTATTAAATTCCTCTCAAGACAATGAACACGTCGTTTGAGTTTACAAACCAAGACCCTGTCTTAAACCTCAGAATTCAACTGttttagcattttttaaaattaaagtgcCTGTGCCTGACTGTGCTGTCTGTTTACCGGATCTGTCTCCTGTCAGAAATGAAAGTGTTCATGGTGAGAATCAGACGATTGGGACCACGTACTTATATAAGGATGAGCAcaaactaattcattcattcactgtctgtaactgcttttccagttcaggaaAATTCCACAGGCAACATTTCAACACCTAGTATCCTCAGTCCCCAAAAGATCCAAATGTGTGATTAATGTGATAACTCAGTGTTAAATATTAAAGCCACTGTACAAACacttttggagtgtgttgcagcaAACAAATTCTACATTCCTGTAcaattacaaaatacaatcaagttggtCCTAGAATTATTGGAAATCTTTCGCTTGTGTGTTTTtcatttggggcggcacggtggagtagcaggtagtgtcacagtcacacagctacggggacctggaggttgtgggttcaattcccgctccgggtgactgtctgtgaggagtgtggtgtgttctccatgtgtctgcgtgggtttcctccgggtgactgtctgtgaggagtgtggtgtgttctccctgtgtctgcgtgggtttcctccgggtgactgtctgtgaggagtgtggtgtgttctccatgtgtctgcgtgggtttcctccgggtgctctggtttcctcccacgctccaaaaacacacgttggtaggtggattggagactcaaaagtgaatgtgtgagtgtgtgtatccagggtgtattcccgccttgcgccctatgattccaggtagggtctggacccactgtgaccctgaactggataagggttacagataatgaatggatggattaaAGTAACTAAATCACATAAACAGATCACAGATTCCTTTTAAGGCAATGACAACATGTCCCAAGTTTTCTTATAAATatcaaacaaaacaatcagAATTACATTTTCTAATAAATCTTAAATCTTCCCCTTGGAACAGTGTCAAGGAAAAGTATATGCAGCTAATCATGCTGTAGCTTTTCTGATAAGGAAACCATCTCTTGTCAAGTGAAAGGTTTTAGTTTTCATTGCACCACCAACCTCTTCCACTCTTTTCCTCCTGAGTGACAGTATCTGTCAGGAAATTCCAGGGCAGGGAACAGACCAGCTCTGTTTATGGTAGAAGATAAAGCCGGTTAGTCATCCATCTGTTCTGCTGCCAAACACCAGACACTGTGATCCACTCGGGGTGGCTCCAACACACCCATTTGCAGCTTCCTTTAATCTATATCTGTTTAAGTGCTCTATGTGAAACATTACACTGATACTAATTGTAGGCCATGGATATCTCTGCCCCCATCCATCGCCTAATTGTCCCTAAGTGAAAAGTCAGTACGGCACTGACTGACGCGGTAGTCTTAGATGATCACCCACGTGCTGGGGCTAAACTCCTCCTGCCTTCACTGGGACCACTTACAATTATGGGATGTACCTAATAAAAATGGCCGATGACTCAAGTGAATCAAATCATCTTCCAAGACAATCACTGAtgcctttcattttaaaacattaagttcagattaaatattaaaaaaagctACGATTTTGAAACAGAGGGGGAATATTTGGCAAAGCATGGATTTATTCATTTGAACATATCCCTGTGTGTAATGTACAGAAGCAATGAAGGGCCTGGTGAAAAGCACTGGGCACCGCAGTGTTGTAGTTGTTGGATAGAGCTGTTTGAGACGGCACTAGGTTCTCTTTTCTTGGCCCATAAACATTTGCAAACCACAAGTGTGCACTAATAAACAACCCCTGCAGGGAACAGATAAGACCTCGGGGACTGAATCTGTAATGGAACTGCTACCTTCACTGATGTCCACTAGATGGCGCTCTGTCGCTTTCCGTCCAGCTCCCCCTCACCGAGTAAATTAGTGGTTGAGTGCCCTGACAGTTAACAAAAGCTCTGATTAAAGACTTTTATTGTACCacaaatgagctacagataattTGTTGAACAGcaacaaacacagagcaaaacaaatcaATTCTGTTCTATTAAGTgagatttattttgaaaaacaaaaacaaaacccaaatacacatttaaatacaacAGTAATTGCATCTTTTGTAGAAAAATACACAAGATGGAGGAAAAGTGCTAAACAAAAGAGAAATCACCATCAAGGATTCATTCAAAAACTCATTAAACAAAATCATAATCAACCAATTTTTTTCCATTAACACAAGTTTTCATAAACGTATTTTAACTTAGAGACCGTTTTGGAAACAGACAAAAGAGTCTACGAATATCTTTAGGCCTAACATTTCCTctatacacaaaaaaaatgattaaacacatacaaatataGTGCCTTTATAATAGAGGTCTGTTCTAAGCTACTGTCTTTACTTTACATAATCTGCACTGAGAGGTTTTACTACTTTTCACGAGCGTTCCAGGCCGAAGATCAGGCGACACCGCCACGTAGGATCCCTCTGGGGTAAACAGACACGTCTATCATTAATATATTCAACCAATGGAAAGCTGTCTGCCAGATCATGTTCTGCTGGGGTAAACGAGGCTGGCGATGACATGCGTTCTGGAAAAGAGCAGTCCGTCCGAGCACAAGCCGGCTTCAGGATCACCTTCCATTAGGAACCGAAACTGCATCCGTCCACTCGTTTGAACAGAAAGAACAACTGACAGATGGCAAGAAGGCACCAGGTGAAACCAGCCCTCAGACAACCACATCTTTCAGAAGGCGGGTAGCGTGTGCTCAAACGTTCGCTGTTACTGTAGTTTCACACTCAGACGGTGAAGACAGCCACCATAAGACACTTGTGGTACGGCTCGGTCCATGTGTGAATCTCATGACTTTACTCCATGTCTCTGCTGATCTCTGAGGGAGCGCTTGGAGAGGATTAAacgaaatgaataaaatatctgAACAACAAAAGGTCTACACTTCACCATGGTTTGGTTCCAGACAAACTCCAGGACAGAGCTTTATACTGCAACCGTGCTTTTAGCGCAGCATCCAACGCATTTATAGAAAGGTCTTTAGTAGCTTGGACTATGAACGTGTGGTCATCAGGACCTCTGCAGCTCCTACTCTCGATCGGGACAGCCTAGAGTACACATGGAACCTTCAAAAGGAAATCAAATATCCATCACATCTACACCAGCCATCAAACAGCAGCTGGAGGACAATAGGGAGACAGTGAAAAAGTCAAGCGGGGGTTTCTTCGGAGAGTCAGCACCCAGCAGGTACATCTGATATGAAGTCAAATTCATTCTGGCCCAGCCACAGCTCCGGGAGTTCATTAGCTCTGTCCAAGCCCAACTCCACCACTAGAGACATCAAGACCTCCTCGTCTACTGGATCCGAGTCTATGATCCCCGCTGCCTGGACCGTCCCGGGGGAACTGATCTGTGCGGGATTCAGAGAAGCCGTTCCAAACCCTCTGTTCGGTCCGCTGGAAACCCCAGAGGAGCCCGCCATGCTCTGGTAGTGGCTGTTGAGCTTCTGCAGCTGCATGGATGCGATGAGGTGCTGGCTGGACTGCAGGCAGAACGGCTGGGGCTTGCCCAGGTTTGGGGAGGAAGTGTGAATGTTTGGAGGGGGGAACTGGGGGCTAGTTTTGCCAGAGCCGGGATAGTGCAGGAGGCTCATGGAGTCACGATCCTTCATCTTGGAGCTGGGCAGAAGCACTGAGCTCATTACCTGGGGGGGGGACCtgtagagagaggagagatgtgGGAGATTAGGAATGGAAAGGCATTTTAATGGTAGACAAACTACTCCTAGTCCAGGGAGGTCAATATTCAGAGTTCAGTCTAAGAGAACGTAGTTGTATCTAAACCCGGACCCAGAGGCATTTCATCCTTCACACTTTACCTTTCTCCACTCCagtaaatgtttagtgaatCCACTCCTGAGTTAGACCGGGTGGGTCAGGAcccgtgttctccccgtgtccgcgtgggtttcctccgggtgctccggtttcctcccacagtccaaaaacacacgttgcaggtggattggcgactcgaaagtgtccgtgggtgtgagtgtgtgagtgaatgtgtctgtgttgccctgtgaaggactggcgtcccctccagggtgtattcccgccttgcgcccaatgattccaggtaggctctggaccccccgcgaccctaaattggataagcggttacagataatggatggatggatgggtcaGGACCCTTGTTTGGAACCACACGCTCCAACTCCAGACTGAGTGGAAGTTAAATTACTACAAGTGATCAATTTTTAGCCAAATATAACTAAGCTCTCAGCCAGAGTCTTGTAAATACCCCTCTGCACCTGCAACTTCACACTGGCAAATCATTACTTCAAGGTGGGGTTGCCCAACATGGGTTCTGGAGGCCAGAGTCCATTAATGCTTGACCGGATCCCTGCTCTAGCACACCTGATACAACTCATCAGCTAATGACCAGGGTTAGTACATGTTTTCAAGGAAGGAACGCTTCAAACGGTGCAGGAGCCCAACCTTCTGACTTACCTTTTAAAATTCACCAGGGTTCATCTACCAAGCGTCGTATCGGCAGATTAGCAGCAGCCGTGGGTAACGTAACAGACCCTATTTAGCAGTGATGTCACTAGCCCGTTCATagcacaagaagagatcaataTTTGAAAAGAGCTACCCATCACAAGCCTATGAATGTGCGATAAAGGCACGTGGCGTTGTCTCATGACCCTGTCTCTCCCTGTCATCCCTCAGTTCCCATGGAGTGAGAGTCATGAGGCTGTCCTTTGAGGCACTTAATCATACGTGCTGCCCCTTTCTCTTCAGAGCGCGTGTGTAGGAAAAAGCCATAATTGCAAAAGGCTGGCATGCAGCTGCAGTGGGCCTCCAGCAAGGAGAAACACACAAGCCCGTCTCATCGGCTCTCCCTGACACTGACAGCTGGGGGGCATTCAGCTCAGGAGCTCTGTGTTGGACCATTGTGTGCATTATTCATCGCCTGGCACAGCACAGTCACAACATACTTAGGCCCACGACGCACAGTCATCTGTAGATGTTCAGAGAAAGGGGGGGTATTTGTAGGTGGTCTTGTGTTTGTCGTTTTCGGGCTTCGACAAAAAAATACATTCCAGACCATGGGTGATTAACTAACGATGTACTTCTAGGTTTTACATAACGTCTTCCATGTGTTACATTTCCTGAGAAATATATAggaattgtgtaaaacatatgACTGAAAAGTGtttggatttattttatttttatatttagtttGGAGAAAGGATGTTATTTTAGCTtcacagtcaaaaacacactcaaatgGGTGGCTTACAATGTTTGAGATAAGCTTTGTACAACTTCTCTTTCCCGTTTTAAACTGGTCACGGGTTCATAGAACAATGTACAATTATCTCCAGACGACAGCAGCTCTTCTGTACAAGTTATCATCTGTTTGGGTCGTTTTATGGGCTTTGTTCCCAAAGGAATCAACATTTACAGCCAGCAAAGCCACAAATAAGTCATTGTTTTAAGAACTACTCCACCACCGCCAGCTCTCCCTCAGCCATCAACCGCCAAAACGGCGAGGATTAGCCGTTAGCGGTGTCAGTTACACAACTAATTATCTTTCAGAATAAAGAGCTGAAACACCAATATAGCGGCtttattaataatgatattaataaCCGTCAACACACAGCAGATTAGACACGGGTCTACAGCGTTTAAAAAAGACACCGAGGACGGAATGACAACTCCGACACTTAACGGTTTAAAATAATCACCTCAGAAATATCACGTCGTCGTTTTTCCTCCTTATATTCGGTTCaataaaaagaaagtaaaataaGAGGTTAATAGAAGAGTTAATAAGAGGTTATACGTCTTAACCTCGGCGGGGTCAGAGATAATTTGCCAAGCAGCTTTAATAATCGATCAAATGTATAACGTTATATTGATTATTAAATATCAGTTTCttaatgaatgatttttgtTCGAGATCTTACCTCAACAGAGAAAATCAGTCAGTGACGTCCTCTCACTTCTACTcgtgtgaatttaaaatctaccaaaaaaaacaaacaaacagaaaaaactgcaaaaaaaaaaccctctaaaCTTCAGAAAGCTGTAGGATCACATTTACGATTCCTGTGAAAATTCTGGACAGAGTGAAGTGAACAGGTTGATCCCCCGTCCTTAAGAACAGCCTCCACTCACTCATTccgtctttctctttctttctttctctctctctctcttcactcacactctctctctctctctctctcttcactcacactctctctctctctctctctcttcactcacactctctctctcttcactcacactctctctctctctctctctctcttcactcacactctctctctcttcactcactctctctctctctctctctctctctctctctccactcactcacacactctctctctctctctctctctctctctctcttcactcacactctctctctcttcactcactctctctctctctctccactcactcacacactctctctctctctctctctctctctctctccactcactcacacactctctctctcttcacacactctctctctctctctctctctctctccactcactcacacactctctctctctctctctctctctctctcttcactcacactctctctctcttcactcactctctctctctctctctctctctctctccactcactcacacactctctctctcttcactcactctctctctctctctctctctctccactcactcacacactctctctctctctctctctctctctctctcttcactcacactctctctctcttcactcactctctctctctctctctctccactcactcacacactctctctctcttcactcactctctctctctctctctctctctctccactcactcacacactctctctctctctctctctctcttcactcacactctctctctcttcactcactctctctctctctctctctctctctctctccactcactcactcacacactctctctctctctctctctctctctctctcttcactcacactctctctctcttcactcactctctctctctctctctctctctctccactcactcacacactctctctctctctctctctctctctctctctctcttcactcacactctctctctcttcactcactctctctctctctccactcactcgcacactctctctctctctctctctctctctctctctccactcactcacacactctctctctctctctctctctctcttcactcacactctctctctcttcactcactctctctctctctctctctccactcactcacactctctctctctctctctctctctctctctctctcttcactcacactctctctctcttcactcattctctctctctctctctctctctctccactcactcgcacactctctctctctctctctctctctctctccactcactcacacactctctctctctctctctctctctctcttcactcacactctctctctcttcactcactctctctctctctctctctctctctctctccactcactcacacactctctctctctctctcttcactcacactctctctctcttcactcactctctctctctctctctctctctctctctctccactcactcacactctctctctctctctctctctctctctctctctctctctctctctctctgaagtgaTACTGAAGCAGAGGCATTAGCCTAaatacacacacctctctcaaGACCCAGCGTTGTGTTTAGACGGAGCCGCCTCCAAGATGTGGAACGGATTTTGTGTAGGAACCGGACTGTCTCACGTTTAGaaagtgttttatattattgtttagTGACTGATTTTACTGCGAAGGGGCGTTATAAAGCTCTTCCAAACTCTTGTAGCtttgaaataatacagaaatgcattttatcAATTAATGGCCTCGTCTTTCACATCAGGAGGCTGTTCCATAAAAGACGATTTATGAGTTAACTAGACTGTCcatccatcattcattcattcagtttctATAACTGTTCGGGTCACCGTGGGTCTGGAGGTTACCCGgtatcactgggctcaaggcaggaataacACACCTGTACAGAGGTCCAATCCACCACAGGGcattatacactcacacattttccTTTAGACACTCTGTTACTGACCCGAGATGATGAACATATGCATGACCCCAGGATCCTGCAACAAAACAACTGAACATTACAGATATCAGCTGCAGAGTTCTTAAGTACTGAATTATCTAGAACTACATCTAAAGGGCCGaatacatgggtttcctccgggtgactgtctgtgaggaatgtggtgtgttctctctgtgtctgtgtgggtttcctccgggtgactgtctgtgaggagtgtggtgtgctctc belongs to Hoplias malabaricus isolate fHopMal1 chromosome 9, fHopMal1.hap1, whole genome shotgun sequence and includes:
- the rps4x gene encoding small ribosomal subunit protein eS4, which gives rise to MARGPKKHLKRVAAPKHWMLDKLTGVFAPRPSTGPHKLRECLPLIIFLRNRLKYALTGDEVKKICMQRFIKIDGKVRTDITYPAGFMDVISIEKTGENFRLIYDVKGRFTVHRITNEEAKYKLCKVRKILIGTKGIPHLITHDARTIRYPDPLIKANDTVRIDLETGKITDFIKFDTGNMCMVTGGANLGRIGVITNRERHPGSFDVVHVKDSTGNSFATRLSNIFVIGKGNKPWVSIPRGKGIRLTIAEERDKRLAAKQSSS
- the cited1 gene encoding cbp/p300-interacting transactivator 1, with the translated sequence MSSVLLPSSKMKDRDSMSLLHYPGSGKTSPQFPPPNIHTSSPNLGKPQPFCLQSSQHLIASMQLQKLNSHYQSMAGSSGVSSGPNRGFGTASLNPAQISSPGTVQAAGIIDSDPVDEEVLMSLVVELGLDRANELPELWLGQNEFDFISDVPAGC